From the genome of Seriola aureovittata isolate HTS-2021-v1 ecotype China chromosome 18, ASM2101889v1, whole genome shotgun sequence:
TTATCAGTAACTAACATGCCCAATAGGTTATGTTTTGATATCAGATATATCAGCAACTCAAATAGCAGGTCAGTGgaatatatgaataataaagtaCACAAATCAAATCAGCATAATTCAAATAGTAGACACAGGATTATAAAATGTAACCAGACACTGACGATTTGGTAAATGAGCAGAGAACTCTGGCATGAGGCATGAGGCTATTCACATGTAAAAACGCTCAGTGTCTCTGCTTACTGCTGGACCAGAGCCCAAAACCTCCTGGGAAATTGGAGATTGCAGCGGTGTGACCAGGAAATGCAATGAATCAACCTTCCTCTATGGGGTTTTCAGACTTATGCAGGGAAACACAGTAGTAACTGTTGAAGGTTCAGAAAACACTTGTCAGATAGTAAAACCCTGGGGAGTGGAGAGGAATTGACAAAACAATTCTGTGGTTTCAgcaactacacaaacacaaacatgtttctcttctttcctaATATCTTTTCCATGAAATCTTAAATTGAGCTCTGGATCTGTCTTGCTTCAACATCACCCTGCAGGTTTTCTGAACTGAGGTGGTATGAACTCACTGTAaccatatgttttttttatttatatgggTTTATGTTACTGAAATTGAACTATAGTATTCTCAGGAGTAAGGAGAAAGACAAATCACTCGCATGTGCCAATACATATTGACTCAATCCACTTTTCTACGCCCTGTTTTTTCAACAGCTTTTGTTACAGTTAAATATAATAATCAATCATTTATATTACACTAAAAAATGCTGGGTTGTTTAAAACACATTGTTGGGTTGCTCATGCTGGGTCAATGGTGTTTGGTTCATCCACAGCTGACCAGATGGTTGGGTTTGATCCCGCTGCTATTCATTTTCCCACTCGTTCAATGTAGAACTGTCTTCTTTCATTCTCAGAGTGTATTTGTTCTtggtttacattttaattttttctcatttatagattttgttttacactcagtttgttattgttattgtgtgttttaataacaaTGTCAACATTAAGgtaatattaacaataataaaagtatTAGTCCAAACCACTATTTCAGAATAACTTTTACATTTAGATTACATCTAAATCTAGAATtgaataatgacaaaatatgaattgtaatttctttttttctcccactgTAGAGCACAGCGGTAATGGAGGCCAGTACACATGTCGTGCGCCCCCCTGTGACAAAAGACTACAATGGTACCGGTGAACGGCAGAGCGACACAGCGCGGCAGACAGCTCGCCACTCGCGATAACTCGCGTTGcgttgaagcagcagctgggcGGAAAAGGCGGGAGAAGACTGCCGCTTCCGCGTCCGCGCAGCACAGACACAACGGTAGGGCAAAATGGACGATAAGTTAATATTGGCCGTATTTAATTTCCCAGAGCTGTACAATGTCACTTTGCCGAATTACCGCTGCACGGAAAGTCGGGCAACTGCCTGGAGAAACATCAGCCTCCTACTGGGTCTCCCATGTGAGTATTgggttgttttatttgttaatcaTAACTTTACTGTCAGTTATTATTTGCTCATCTGATATTGGCGTGGACGAccaaacataaataaattagaaaacaCATGTGTAACTAGCAGATAGGGGTGTTTCACGTGTCTCTTCCGGgcagtttgtagtttttttaaatattttttttttaatccgcGCGAGTGCAGCCCGGTGGTGTGACTGCAACCGCGCGTACCGTGCTAGCGGTAGCAGCCGCAGCTCGCACGCCTAGGCCGCGCTGCACCGTACGGCATGGTCCAGCTCTGCTACTCCATACTACTGCGCCGCCAGCCGCGTGTCCAACACGGCACGGCGGAGGAGCAAATATGCTCAGAGCGCCGCGGAATCGCTGTTTACCCAGCCGCGTGCCTTCGTCACGCTCGTTAACACGGCGAAGTCCATACAAACTGAAAGCTTCTCGAAGTCTCGTGGAAGCGGCAGCGACACCACGGCGTGTTGGATAAAATGTGTCAGAGCCAGGACACGGAGGCCGTTAGTCTGAAATGTAATTAGGTGCACGAACCCAGGTCAATGATGGAGCCGCATAAAACACGGCTGAACTAACCGTGACCTTCAGACACGGCGAATCACCAccaatataaagaaaaataagcagAATTTCAGCCCACGTTCAGCCTATCTCTGTGTAACTTTATAGTCTCATATTGAAGCCTTTTttacttggaaaaaaaagttttgctaTATTTTAATACCCCCTTATAGTTTACACTGGAAATACATCAGGCTTTTCACTCCCTGCCCATTTTATTAGGTACATGTACTATTTAATGTAACAAAgattatatttcagtttttgttaaaactTTCCAAGAGGTGTTATTTCAACTGTATAAATTCACCAAGTGTATTGTTTGCAGTCTAAAACCAAATAAACATATAGTGTAATCAAcactagagctgaaatgagAAGTTGATGAATTTGTGGATAGAAAATTAATTAGCAGTTATTTAGATGAGCagttaatcattttaaataagtCATTTTCAAGACAAAACCTAAAACATTCCTCTGTTCCAATGTCTTAGTTTTGaggtttttctgtattttttttccaacttaTTGTAAAGTAAGTAGAATATAGTTGAGTTTTGGACCATcaaaacaagcaatctgaagatgtcaccttggacttAAGGTGATGTGATTTCATTTGGCTTTTGTTGACagtttgattatattttatacagGAAGCCATTAATCCAttaagggagggagagaaaataattGAACCAATAATTAACATAATCGTAAACTGCATCTATGATCGACACTTGAGTTCAGgttgctttgtctttgttaatataatttttcttcATTCCTTGCTAATAATCAGGAATATCATGTGATTTCTTGCTTCTTACACTCTGATATTTTACTTTCTAGCTGAGGagtgtaaaagaaaatggaagaaCATGAGAGACCGGTACTTGAAGGAAGTCCGAATGGAGATCAAAAGCAAGAAGCAAGGGGAGATCGTACAGAGTAGATGGAAATACAGACAACTTATGAATTTTATCGCACCCTTCACTGGATCAAGAAGTGGGGTGGCAGACATCTGCAGCAACAATGATGAAGACCACGACAATCCTGACAATGAATCTGGCAGTGCGGAGGGAGAAACTGCATCATCTGAGGCAGTCAAAACGCCACAGTCCATCATGAAAGCCCCTGTAAGTCAACCCGACCTCAAACCTCAAGTAGCATTTGTGACACAGCTTCCTTCGATGTCTCAAGACACACAGATGGCGCAGCTGGCTGTTATGGCCAAGCTACCATCAAGCCCACAGATCACCCCTGTCAGCAAAACTGGACGGAAACGGCGCCTGCTGCAAGAGTCACTTTCCCCACCTTCTTCTCAAAGTACAACATCCCCTACAAAATGGCTGGTCAAAGACAATGGCACCTCATTTCCCTCCAGGCCACGGGATGAAGATGAACTGTTTCTGCTGAGCTTTGTCCCCGCTCTGAAACGACTTGCTCCACAGAAAAGGTGcgagacaaaaataaagatcCAGCAGATCATGTATGAAGCAGAGTTCAACGTTGCACAGTCAGAATCCcaagagaaacagacagagccAGAAACACAGGACTAAGCCAAACAGActttttttgtactttattcTCTTTTCTATAAATCTCTTCCATAAAATGGCCAAAAtatctatttttcttcttttttttttttttacagcacaaaGTGGTTGAAGTACATccttttttcatgtgaaataattaagaatcaaaaacaacaaaactattTCTCAACAGATCTCAGTATTGTGCAagtcatttaaatttttcacaCCACTTTGGTTTGGTGTGTctttatttgcatattaattgGACAAGTAAGGCCTATGCGAGAATGAAGCCATAATAGATTTACAGCTTTataggaaaacaaacagatgatgaTTAACATCTTTACTTACATAACTTTACCATCAATAGAGTGAATTCACATTTAGAGAAATGGTTTCATGTTTATCAACCAATCTCCATTTTAACTCTgtaatacagtattttacatttaagtaCAGCGACATATgataaactgaacaaaataaGATGTTGCAATTTGAAGAGGAACACTGTTTCATAAATTAATCTTTCAGCTGCTTATACAATATGCATCAATACagttcttttaaaaatatttttaaaataaagagacaatGTCTGACATTGTTTTGATTCCACAAAGCATGTGAACAATTTTGGTGAATTTTGATGAGTTGTGAAATTTGTAAGCTCAGGTAGAGctagataaaaacaaagagcaacatTGTCAGTACATTAGTGAACAGAGAGACAACATGCAGGAAGCACATGCTCGTATTCAGTGTGTAACTCAGTAGGATTCTTTGCAACAATTTAAAGATGCCTGTTTCATGGAAGGtatttgacatgtcacagtaggaaaatcACAGGTGTAGATCATAAAATTAACTTAAATAATTGGTTTATACAACAGAGTCAGTAATATTATTAGTCCTGTACTTTTGCTACTAagacaagtcaaaatatctggTGTGACAAAGACCTAATGACAATGGAAACCAAGATTAAGTGT
Proteins encoded in this window:
- the LOC130186993 gene encoding uncharacterized protein LOC130186993 isoform X1, which translates into the protein MVPVNGRATQRGRQLATRDNSRCVEAAAGRKRREKTAASASAQHRHNAEECKRKWKNMRDRYLKEVRMEIKSKKQGEIVQSRWKYRQLMNFIAPFTGSRSGVADICSNNDEDHDNPDNESGSAEGETASSEAVKTPQSIMKAPVSQPDLKPQVAFVTQLPSMSQDTQMAQLAVMAKLPSSPQITPVSKTGRKRRLLQESLSPPSSQSTTSPTKWLVKDNGTSFPSRPRDEDELFLLSFVPALKRLAPQKRCETKIKIQQIMYEAEFNVAQSESQEKQTEPETQD
- the LOC130186993 gene encoding uncharacterized protein LOC130186993 isoform X2 yields the protein MDDKLILAVFNFPELYNVTLPNYRCTESRATAWRNISLLLGLPSEECKRKWKNMRDRYLKEVRMEIKSKKQGEIVQSRWKYRQLMNFIAPFTGSRSGVADICSNNDEDHDNPDNESGSAEGETASSEAVKTPQSIMKAPVSQPDLKPQVAFVTQLPSMSQDTQMAQLAVMAKLPSSPQITPVSKTGRKRRLLQESLSPPSSQSTTSPTKWLVKDNGTSFPSRPRDEDELFLLSFVPALKRLAPQKRCETKIKIQQIMYEAEFNVAQSESQEKQTEPETQD